A single window of Nicotiana sylvestris chromosome 3, ASM39365v2, whole genome shotgun sequence DNA harbors:
- the LOC138887199 gene encoding secreted RxLR effector protein 161-like has protein sequence MDSSKSIDAPIVIATKLYLDEKGKSVEQKLYRGMIESLFYLTTRRPDIIFSVGLCARFQANPKESHLKDVKRILRYLKGTSDICLCYPRWYSFDLVGADAEYAGFHVGRKSTSGTTHFLGSCLVSWGTKKHNSVALFTPEAEYMAAIS, from the coding sequence ATGGACTCCTCTAAGTCTATTGATGCTCCCATTGTCATTGCAACAAAGCTATACCTTGACGAAAAAGGGAAAAGTGTTGAACAAAAGCTATATAGAGGAATGATTGAGTCACTATTTTATCTCACAACAAGAAGGCCTGATATTATATTCAGTGTGGGACTGTGTGCAAGATTTCAGGCAAATCCCAAAGAGTCTCACTTGAAGgatgtcaagaggatactaagatatctcaAAGGGACTTCTGACATATGCCTATGTTATCCCAGATGGTATAGCTTTGATCTAGTTGGTGCTGATGCTGAATATGCAGGTTTTCATGTTGGCAGGAAAAGCACTTCAGGAACAACACATTTTCTAGGTTCTTGTCTAGTGTCTTGGGGAACAAAGAAGCATAACTCAGTGGCTTTATTCACACCTGAGGCTGAATATATGGCAGCAATATCTTGa